In Streptomyces chartreusis NRRL 3882, the following are encoded in one genomic region:
- a CDS encoding glycoside hydrolase family 13 protein, whose protein sequence is MSNPTPTALPAEAAADADWWRRAAIYQVYIRSFADGDGDGTGDIAGLRSRLQYLAYLGVDAIWINPWYPSPLADGGYDVSDFRDIHPTFGTLDEAKQLIAEAHELGLRVILDIVPNHVSDQHAWFQQALAAGPGSPERERFIFRDGRGEDGSLPPNDWHAAFGGPTWTRTPDGQWYLHLFAPEQPDLNWDNPEVRAEFESILRFWFDLGVDGFRIDVAHGMVKDPALPDLGLTEFSVLTGEGQQDHPHWDRDGLHDIFRSWRAIADSYPDPRVFVAEAHVRPRRMPEYLRPDQLHTAFNFDFLKCPLDAGALRDVIDRSITSLAAVGAPATWVLSNHDETRHVTRYGRADTGVQALFRDRPIPTDLALGTRRARAAALLMLALPGGAYVYQGEELGLYEVEDIPEELLQDPIWERSGHTLRGRDGCRVPLPWTGDTPPFGFSTSGAAPWLPQPEDWKSYTAEANRADPASMLQLYRAALRLRRTEPGLRGEEFRWLESPQGTLLFERGNGVVCAVNLSDQPVSLPAGHSPLLASGLLDDEGLLPPDTTAWLHRG, encoded by the coding sequence ATGAGCAATCCGACCCCCACCGCGCTGCCCGCCGAAGCCGCAGCCGATGCCGACTGGTGGCGCAGGGCCGCCATCTACCAGGTCTACATACGCAGCTTCGCCGACGGCGACGGCGACGGCACCGGCGACATCGCCGGCCTGCGCTCCCGACTGCAGTACCTGGCCTACCTCGGCGTCGACGCGATCTGGATCAACCCCTGGTACCCGTCCCCGCTGGCCGACGGCGGCTACGACGTCTCCGACTTCCGCGACATCCACCCCACGTTCGGCACCCTCGATGAGGCGAAGCAGCTGATCGCCGAGGCCCACGAGCTGGGCCTGCGCGTGATCCTGGACATCGTTCCCAACCACGTCTCCGACCAGCACGCCTGGTTCCAGCAGGCGCTGGCCGCCGGGCCCGGTTCGCCGGAGCGGGAGCGGTTCATCTTCCGCGACGGCAGGGGCGAGGACGGCTCCCTGCCCCCGAACGACTGGCACGCGGCCTTCGGCGGCCCCACCTGGACCCGCACGCCCGACGGCCAGTGGTACCTCCACCTCTTCGCCCCCGAACAGCCCGACCTCAACTGGGACAACCCCGAGGTCCGGGCCGAGTTCGAGTCCATCCTGCGCTTCTGGTTCGACCTCGGCGTCGACGGCTTCCGCATCGACGTCGCCCACGGCATGGTCAAGGACCCGGCGCTGCCCGACCTCGGGCTGACCGAGTTCTCCGTCCTCACGGGCGAGGGCCAGCAGGACCACCCGCACTGGGACCGCGACGGACTGCACGACATCTTCCGCAGCTGGCGCGCCATCGCGGACAGCTACCCCGACCCCCGCGTCTTCGTCGCAGAGGCCCATGTGCGCCCCCGCCGCATGCCGGAGTACCTCCGCCCGGACCAGCTCCACACCGCCTTCAACTTCGACTTCCTCAAGTGCCCCTTGGACGCAGGCGCGTTGCGCGATGTCATCGACCGCAGCATCACCAGCCTCGCCGCCGTCGGCGCGCCCGCCACCTGGGTGCTGTCCAACCACGACGAGACGCGCCACGTCACCCGCTACGGCCGCGCCGACACCGGCGTCCAGGCCCTGTTCCGGGACCGGCCGATCCCCACCGACCTCGCTCTCGGGACACGCCGCGCCCGGGCGGCGGCCCTGTTGATGCTGGCCCTGCCGGGAGGCGCGTATGTCTACCAGGGTGAGGAGTTGGGCCTCTACGAGGTCGAGGACATCCCGGAGGAACTCCTCCAGGACCCCATCTGGGAACGCTCCGGCCACACCCTCCGCGGTCGCGACGGCTGCCGAGTCCCCCTCCCGTGGACCGGTGACACCCCGCCGTTCGGCTTCAGCACCTCCGGCGCCGCGCCCTGGCTGCCCCAGCCCGAGGACTGGAAGTCGTACACCGCCGAGGCCAACCGGGCCGACCCCGCCTCCATGCTCCAGCTCTACCGCGCTGCCCTGCGCCTGCGCCGCACCGAGCCCGGCCTGCGCGGCGAGGAGTTCCGCTGGCTGGAGAGCCCGCAGGGCACGCTGCTCTTCGAGCGGGGCAACGGCGTGGTGTGCGCGGTGAACCTGTCCGACCAGCCCGTTTCCCTCCCCGCAGGCCACAGCCCCCTCCTCGCCTCGGGGCTGCTGGACGATGAGGGTCTGCTGCCGCCGGACACCACCGCCTGGCTGCACCGGGGCTGA
- a CDS encoding carbohydrate ABC transporter permease, whose protein sequence is MPARTHTARALRRRAPGLILITAAALYSVVPLLSMVSAALAPQGTFPSGLSWPSDPHWHNFVDAWNVANITTLLKSSTLIVLGVVPAAVLIATMAAYAIAVLEIPLGGVFYTVLVLTLTLPYEIVIVPLYEQTRAMGLLGTQWALILPLIGMNMPFAVFWMRAHFAGVPKELSEAAGMDGAGPWRALFHIHLPLARPAIASLALLMFLSTWNQFLLALVLIDDPDKRTMAGALQAFTTKYSTDQVLLNAGALLIMAPTILVFLVLQRHFVKALLQGSVKG, encoded by the coding sequence ATGCCCGCACGCACGCACACCGCACGCGCACTTCGCCGTCGCGCTCCCGGACTCATCCTCATCACCGCCGCCGCGCTCTACTCCGTCGTACCGCTCCTGAGCATGGTCAGCGCGGCCCTCGCCCCCCAGGGCACGTTCCCCTCCGGACTGAGCTGGCCGTCCGACCCGCACTGGCACAACTTCGTCGACGCCTGGAACGTCGCCAACATCACGACCCTGCTCAAGTCCAGCACGCTCATCGTGCTCGGCGTCGTCCCCGCCGCGGTCCTGATCGCGACGATGGCCGCGTACGCGATCGCCGTACTGGAGATCCCGCTGGGCGGCGTCTTCTACACGGTCCTCGTCCTGACACTGACCCTGCCGTACGAGATCGTCATCGTCCCCCTCTACGAACAGACCAGGGCCATGGGCCTGTTGGGCACCCAGTGGGCGCTGATCCTGCCGCTCATCGGGATGAACATGCCGTTCGCGGTGTTCTGGATGCGGGCGCACTTCGCAGGAGTACCGAAGGAGTTGTCCGAGGCGGCGGGCATGGACGGCGCCGGCCCCTGGCGCGCGCTGTTCCACATCCACCTGCCGCTCGCCCGCCCCGCGATCGCGTCCCTGGCGCTGCTGATGTTCCTGTCCACCTGGAACCAGTTCCTGCTCGCCCTGGTGCTGATCGACGACCCCGACAAGCGCACCATGGCAGGCGCGTTGCAGGCGTTCACCACGAAATACAGCACCGACCAGGTCCTGTTGAACGCCGGCGCCCTTCTCATCATGGCTCCCACGATCCTCGTGTTCCTGGTTCTGCAACGCCACTTCGTCAAGGCGCTCCTCCAGGGCTCGGTCAAGGGCTGA
- a CDS encoding carbohydrate ABC transporter permease, which produces MRSIKSPAGATATRSRHRLRARRWAGWLFALPALAFYGVFNFRPVLMSIQYSFYDWDGVGASTWVGLKNYTQVFTDNEQFSSLLHAFYLILFFTILPVTIALITASVLRQLRGRFTGALARTLLFLPQIIPGAAAGVAWTWMYSDNGVVNQLLRAIGLDDVARPWLADFTWALTAVGFIGTWLSTGLCTMLLLAGIGKIDNSLYEAARIDGAGPIRQFLAVTLPGLRNEIGVCVTITIIAALASFDVVYLSTQGGPGTQTMVPGVAVYNLAFNDARLGAASALAVVLALVVIAVVVPLQRLFREK; this is translated from the coding sequence ATGCGATCCATCAAGTCGCCCGCCGGCGCCACCGCCACCCGCAGCCGCCACCGGCTCCGGGCCCGGCGGTGGGCCGGCTGGCTCTTCGCCCTCCCCGCCCTCGCCTTCTACGGCGTCTTCAACTTCCGCCCGGTCCTGATGTCCATCCAGTACTCCTTCTACGACTGGGACGGCGTCGGCGCCTCCACCTGGGTGGGCCTGAAGAACTACACCCAGGTCTTCACGGACAACGAGCAGTTCTCCTCCCTGCTCCACGCCTTCTACCTGATCCTGTTCTTCACCATCCTGCCGGTGACGATCGCCCTGATCACCGCCTCCGTACTACGGCAGCTGCGAGGCCGCTTCACCGGAGCACTGGCCCGCACGCTGCTCTTCCTGCCGCAGATCATTCCCGGCGCCGCCGCCGGTGTCGCCTGGACGTGGATGTACTCCGACAACGGCGTGGTCAACCAACTCCTGCGCGCCATCGGCCTCGACGACGTCGCCCGCCCCTGGCTCGCCGACTTCACCTGGGCCCTGACCGCGGTCGGCTTCATCGGCACCTGGCTCTCCACCGGACTGTGCACGATGCTGCTCCTGGCCGGCATCGGAAAGATCGACAACAGCCTGTACGAGGCGGCCCGCATCGACGGCGCAGGCCCCATCCGCCAGTTCCTGGCCGTCACCCTGCCCGGACTGCGCAACGAGATCGGCGTCTGCGTCACCATCACGATCATCGCCGCGCTCGCCAGCTTCGACGTCGTCTACCTCTCCACCCAGGGCGGCCCCGGCACCCAGACCATGGTCCCCGGTGTCGCCGTCTACAACCTGGCCTTCAACGACGCCCGCCTCGGCGCGGCCTCCGCGCTCGCCGTAGTCCTCGCCCTGGTCGTGATCGCCGTAGTCGTCCCGCTCCAGCGCCTGTTCCGGGAGAAGTAG
- a CDS encoding extracellular solute-binding protein has translation MPEQHPTSPVRIAGRRLRAPLASVAAVSALVTLAACSAPGSGSDSGAAANPTPTAVNTAVADTPAELTLFSAAGLQTYEQGLADAFMAKYPKIKVKLRVEADNNYNTVLPRLLASDSTPDLVQPYDLLGGVKDNLLTNLDAYDKAYGWSSKVPASALAPGRVSNGAVGGGPLYQAGGSAGPLVGVFYNKELAAKVGMKKVPGSVSDLEAVMAKAKKSGITPIVASNQDGLIGHLYNLLLGDYMGAEKLSDIVYHQPGANLDTPEAVKATGTLQKWIKAGYFASDVNALNQEASYGKFTGGKGLFFFQGSWITQTLDKNFKGKYGVFPMPPATQDGPYAGMTSNTLAFSIAARSKNKDAAALFLDFLTTPEAAKVAVDNGYAALTSGTAAPGKPSLSGTLTEQIQAGYAAIAADNGFDSWLQNAAPALSTKLTQQLQLLVSGKVEPAAMVETLQTTYADALKSS, from the coding sequence ATGCCCGAGCAGCACCCCACCTCCCCCGTCAGAATCGCCGGCCGACGCCTGCGTGCCCCGCTGGCGTCCGTCGCCGCGGTGTCCGCGCTGGTGACGCTGGCCGCGTGCAGTGCTCCCGGCTCCGGCTCGGACTCCGGCGCGGCGGCGAACCCGACGCCGACCGCCGTCAACACCGCCGTCGCCGACACCCCCGCGGAGTTGACCCTGTTCTCCGCGGCCGGCCTGCAGACGTACGAGCAGGGCCTGGCGGACGCCTTCATGGCCAAGTACCCGAAGATCAAGGTGAAGCTGCGGGTCGAGGCGGACAACAACTACAACACCGTCCTGCCGAGGCTGCTGGCCTCCGACTCCACGCCCGACCTCGTCCAGCCCTACGACCTCCTCGGCGGCGTCAAGGACAACCTGCTCACCAACCTCGACGCCTACGACAAGGCGTACGGCTGGAGCTCGAAGGTCCCGGCTTCCGCGCTCGCGCCCGGACGCGTGTCGAACGGCGCGGTCGGCGGCGGTCCGCTGTATCAGGCGGGCGGTTCGGCGGGCCCGCTGGTCGGCGTCTTCTACAACAAGGAGCTGGCCGCCAAGGTCGGCATGAAGAAGGTTCCCGGCTCCGTCTCGGACCTCGAAGCCGTCATGGCCAAGGCGAAGAAGTCAGGCATCACCCCGATCGTCGCATCCAACCAGGACGGCCTGATCGGCCACCTCTACAACCTGCTGCTGGGCGACTACATGGGCGCCGAGAAGCTCAGCGACATCGTGTACCACCAGCCGGGCGCGAACCTGGACACCCCGGAGGCGGTCAAGGCCACCGGGACACTGCAGAAGTGGATCAAGGCCGGTTACTTCGCCTCCGACGTCAACGCCCTCAACCAGGAGGCGTCGTACGGCAAGTTCACCGGCGGCAAGGGCCTGTTCTTCTTCCAGGGCAGCTGGATCACGCAGACCCTCGACAAGAACTTCAAGGGCAAGTACGGCGTCTTCCCGATGCCGCCGGCCACGCAGGACGGCCCGTACGCGGGCATGACCAGCAACACCCTCGCCTTCTCCATCGCCGCTCGCTCCAAGAACAAGGACGCCGCCGCCCTGTTCCTGGACTTCCTCACCACCCCCGAGGCCGCGAAGGTCGCCGTCGACAACGGCTACGCTGCCCTGACCTCCGGCACGGCCGCCCCGGGCAAGCCGTCGCTGTCGGGCACGCTGACCGAACAGATCCAGGCCGGTTACGCCGCGATCGCCGCCGACAACGGCTTCGACAGCTGGCTGCAGAACGCCGCCCCGGCCCTCAGCACCAAGCTGACCCAGCAGCTTCAGCTGCTGGTCTCCGGCAAGGTCGAGCCCGCCGCGATGGTCGAGACCCTCCAGACCACCTACGCCGACGCACTGAAGAGCAGCTGA
- a CDS encoding LacI family DNA-binding transcriptional regulator, which translates to MAQSSQKINMADVARAAGVSMATASRALNNDYGVSEATRRRVLAVAEELSYVVSPEASRLAGGATGRVAVVVPHISRWFFAALLEGLESVLRAADLDVLLYHVDGIEDRHDFFHRLPARRKVDAVVVLAFPVGEEEQRRLELMGVTIIAAGGQHAPYPNVSIDDETAGRQAMDHLLFLGHRRIAMIAAVDPDQPDEVQPSGRSNAYYSALRDAGIPVDERLVVTVDWGGDQGADAMAKLLSQPEPPTAVYAHSDQVALGAIRTLRRAGLRIPDDMSVIGIDDHPVAELTDLTTVRQPVREQGERAGRMLLDILRGEETEHDVVVPTQLVIRGSTAPPRG; encoded by the coding sequence ATGGCGCAGAGCTCCCAGAAGATCAACATGGCCGACGTGGCCCGTGCCGCCGGCGTCTCGATGGCCACCGCCTCCCGCGCGCTCAACAACGACTACGGCGTATCCGAGGCCACCCGCCGCCGCGTCCTCGCGGTCGCCGAGGAGCTCTCCTACGTCGTCTCCCCCGAGGCGTCCCGCCTGGCCGGCGGCGCCACCGGCCGGGTCGCGGTGGTCGTACCGCACATCTCCCGCTGGTTCTTCGCGGCGCTGCTGGAGGGACTGGAGTCGGTCCTGCGCGCGGCCGACCTGGACGTGCTGCTCTACCACGTCGACGGCATCGAGGACCGCCACGACTTCTTCCACCGCCTGCCCGCCCGCCGCAAGGTCGACGCCGTCGTGGTCCTGGCCTTCCCCGTCGGCGAGGAGGAGCAGCGCCGCCTGGAGCTGATGGGCGTCACGATCATCGCCGCGGGCGGCCAGCACGCGCCCTACCCGAACGTCTCCATCGACGACGAGACCGCCGGCCGCCAGGCCATGGACCACCTGCTCTTCCTGGGCCACCGCCGCATCGCGATGATCGCGGCAGTCGACCCGGACCAGCCGGACGAGGTCCAGCCGTCGGGCCGCTCGAACGCGTACTACTCCGCTCTGCGCGACGCCGGCATCCCGGTCGACGAGCGGCTCGTCGTCACCGTCGACTGGGGCGGCGACCAGGGCGCCGACGCCATGGCCAAACTCCTCAGCCAGCCCGAGCCGCCCACCGCCGTATACGCCCACTCCGACCAGGTCGCCCTCGGCGCGATCCGCACACTCCGCCGCGCCGGACTGCGCATCCCCGACGACATGTCCGTCATCGGCATCGACGACCACCCGGTCGCCGAGCTGACCGACCTGACCACGGTGCGGCAACCGGTACGCGAGCAGGGAGAGCGTGCCGGGCGGATGCTCCTGGACATCCTGCGCGGCGAGGAGACAGAACACGACGTCGTCGTACCGACACAGCTGGTGATCAGGGGTAGTACGGCGCCGCCGCGCGGGTAA
- a CDS encoding sugar phosphate isomerase/epimerase and 4-hydroxyphenylpyruvate domain-containing protein gives MRKSIATVSLSGSLAEKLTAAARAGFDGVEIFENDMLAGPLSPEEIRARAVDLGLTIDLYQPMRDVEAVPEAEFVRSLRRAERKFDVTRRLGADTLLVCSNVSPQAVDDDALAAAQLARLADLAQDFGIRIAYEALAWGRHVSTYDHAWRIVEQAGHPALGVCLDSFHILSRGSNPKGIEDIPGEKIFFLQLADAPLLAMDVLQWSRHYRCFPGQGGLDVTSLVRHAVNAGYRGPLSLEVFNDVFRQADAGSTAVDALRSLIALEESAGISPLPAPVVPTGVAFAELATADPLPVTTLLTALGFRRTGRHTGKPVDLWEQGDARILVNHGTGTLPYSRLRSSGGTPIDGTSLTAIGLETPDPSAAAHRAESLLAPVLPRRRSSQDVPLDAVAAPDGTELFFCVTGRPGHADWTSDFTATANPRRTPSPDGTVTGFDHVALTQPWHHFDEAVLFHRAVLGLRPHESVDLADPYGLFRSRALTGAHGAPRLVLNLAPSPATDTRTRSQHIALTTDDITAAARRTRAAGAELLKIPANYYEDLDARYDFAPGELDTYQELGILYDRDEHGGEFRHCYTATVGRVFFEIVQRTAGYGGYGAANASVRLAAQRR, from the coding sequence ATGCGTAAGTCCATCGCCACGGTCAGCCTCAGCGGCTCCCTCGCCGAGAAGCTGACCGCCGCCGCCCGCGCCGGCTTCGACGGTGTGGAGATCTTCGAGAACGACATGCTCGCCGGCCCCCTGTCCCCGGAGGAGATCCGCGCCCGCGCCGTCGACCTCGGCCTTACCATCGACCTCTACCAGCCCATGCGGGACGTCGAGGCCGTTCCGGAGGCGGAGTTCGTACGCAGTCTGCGCCGGGCGGAGCGCAAGTTCGACGTCACGCGCAGGCTCGGTGCCGACACGCTCCTGGTGTGCTCCAACGTCTCCCCGCAGGCCGTGGACGACGACGCCCTCGCCGCCGCGCAACTCGCCCGACTCGCCGACCTGGCCCAGGACTTCGGCATCCGGATCGCTTACGAGGCGCTCGCCTGGGGGCGGCACGTCAGCACCTACGACCACGCCTGGCGCATCGTCGAACAGGCCGGCCACCCCGCGCTCGGGGTCTGCCTGGACAGCTTCCACATCCTCTCGCGCGGCTCAAACCCCAAGGGCATCGAGGACATCCCCGGCGAGAAGATCTTCTTCCTCCAGCTGGCCGACGCCCCGCTGCTCGCCATGGACGTCCTGCAATGGAGCCGCCACTACCGCTGCTTCCCCGGCCAGGGCGGCCTCGACGTGACCTCCCTCGTCCGCCACGCCGTGAACGCCGGCTACCGCGGCCCGCTCTCCCTGGAGGTCTTCAACGACGTGTTCCGCCAGGCGGACGCGGGCAGCACCGCCGTCGACGCGCTGCGCTCGCTGATCGCCCTGGAGGAGAGCGCGGGCATCTCCCCGCTCCCGGCCCCGGTCGTCCCGACCGGCGTGGCCTTCGCCGAACTCGCCACCGCCGACCCGCTGCCCGTGACCACTCTCCTGACCGCACTCGGCTTCCGGCGCACCGGACGGCACACCGGAAAGCCGGTGGACCTCTGGGAACAGGGCGACGCCCGCATCCTGGTCAACCACGGCACCGGAACCCTCCCCTACTCTCGGCTGCGCTCGAGCGGGGGGACCCCCATCGACGGCACGTCCCTGACCGCCATCGGCCTGGAGACCCCCGACCCGAGCGCCGCCGCCCATCGCGCCGAGTCCCTGCTCGCCCCCGTCCTGCCCCGACGCCGCAGCAGCCAGGACGTCCCGCTGGACGCGGTCGCCGCCCCCGACGGCACCGAACTGTTCTTCTGCGTCACCGGACGCCCTGGACATGCCGACTGGACCAGCGACTTCACGGCTACGGCCAACCCGCGGCGGACCCCCTCACCAGACGGGACCGTCACCGGCTTCGACCACGTGGCCCTGACCCAGCCCTGGCACCACTTCGACGAAGCCGTCCTCTTCCACCGCGCGGTGCTGGGCCTGCGCCCGCACGAAAGCGTCGACCTGGCCGACCCCTACGGTCTCTTCCGCAGCAGGGCCCTGACCGGCGCCCACGGCGCCCCGCGCCTTGTCCTCAACCTGGCCCCCAGCCCGGCCACGGACACCCGCACCCGCTCCCAGCACATCGCCCTCACCACCGACGACATCACCGCAGCCGCCCGCCGCACCCGTGCCGCCGGCGCGGAACTGCTGAAGATCCCCGCCAACTACTACGAGGATCTCGACGCCCGCTACGACTTCGCCCCCGGCGAGCTGGACACGTACCAGGAACTCGGCATCCTCTACGACCGCGACGAACACGGAGGCGAGTTCCGCCACTGCTACACGGCCACCGTGGGCCGCGTCTTCTTCGAGATCGTCCAACGCACCGCCGGCTACGGCGGCTACGGCGCCGCCAACGCATCCGTCCGACTGGCCGCACAGCGGCGATGA
- a CDS encoding zinc-dependent alcohol dehydrogenase has translation MKAAVLTGPNRIETVDDWPEPVCGPHDVIVRMVGVGLCGTDLAVFHGKRLPPATPWVMGHEGFGRIAAVGSDVRDRQVGQRVVIEPNYACLKCADCLTGLTSACPHRAIVGLNAPGVLAERVALPAHFAHPVPDGLTGADLAATEPYTVARAAVRRSGVTPADRCLVVGAGAQGLLVCLILARLGIRPVVTEPHPQRLARAERLGATPDDGRTGFTYVFETSGHAPALRPAVDRAAPGATLVLIGLNPHQLPLTTDDVVRRQLVLRGSMIYDHPGDFTTAIAELPAARPGAVIEARFSLEKAQQAFAGAAERAGKTWISIAEAEGCDQDA, from the coding sequence GTGAAAGCAGCTGTCCTCACGGGGCCGAACAGGATCGAGACCGTCGACGACTGGCCGGAGCCCGTCTGCGGCCCGCACGACGTCATCGTCCGGATGGTCGGAGTGGGCCTGTGCGGCACCGACCTCGCCGTCTTCCACGGCAAGCGCCTGCCGCCCGCGACCCCGTGGGTCATGGGCCACGAGGGCTTCGGCCGGATCGCCGCCGTCGGCAGCGACGTACGGGACCGCCAGGTGGGCCAGAGGGTCGTCATCGAACCCAACTACGCCTGCCTCAAGTGCGCCGACTGCCTCACCGGCCTGACCTCGGCCTGCCCGCACCGGGCCATCGTCGGGCTGAACGCCCCCGGCGTCCTCGCCGAACGCGTCGCCCTGCCCGCGCACTTCGCCCACCCGGTCCCGGACGGCCTCACAGGCGCCGACCTCGCCGCCACCGAGCCGTACACCGTGGCCCGGGCCGCTGTACGGCGCAGCGGAGTGACCCCCGCCGACCGCTGTCTGGTCGTCGGCGCCGGGGCCCAGGGACTGCTGGTCTGCCTGATCCTGGCCCGCCTCGGCATCCGGCCGGTCGTCACCGAACCGCACCCGCAACGCCTCGCCCGCGCCGAGCGGCTGGGCGCGACACCCGACGACGGCCGCACCGGGTTCACGTACGTCTTCGAAACGTCCGGCCACGCGCCCGCCCTGCGCCCGGCCGTGGACCGCGCCGCCCCCGGTGCCACCCTCGTCCTGATCGGCCTCAACCCCCACCAACTGCCGCTGACCACCGACGACGTGGTCCGGCGCCAGCTGGTGCTCCGCGGATCGATGATCTACGACCACCCCGGCGACTTCACCACCGCGATCGCCGAGCTGCCCGCAGCCCGGCCCGGAGCCGTCATCGAGGCCCGCTTCTCGCTCGAGAAGGCCCAGCAGGCGTTCGCCGGCGCCGCCGAACGTGCCGGGAAGACCTGGATCAGCATCGCAGAGGCCGAAGGGTGCGACCAGGATGCGTAA
- the shiA gene encoding shikimate transporter, with protein sequence MSRAQKPVATSAGAPGVARRAAIASFMGAVVDWYDFFLYGIVAGLLFGDLFFPGASPAVGTLAAWATFGVGFLFRPLGGIVFGHFGDRLGRKRMLVLTMLIMGVASTLIGVLPTYAQAGIWAPVLLVVLRAAQGFAVGGEWGGAALMAVENAPAKWRSLYSSGVQVGASVGLLLATLITKIMSGATSDAAFRVWGWRIPFLVSAGLVIVGLIIRARVEESEVFTKKVAAMSEEKKPRVPLIAAVKSNPKGFFAIIGLRFVELFTFYGVTTFGLAYGTDELGLNRDSLLDVNLAVGGLAVLTIPAFAYLADRFGRRKVYCWGALVGAVSAGPYFWAMESGSMVLIIACAVLLVNIAHDMAVSVQQSLFTDMFGPEYRYSGAGVGYQLASAVGGGFTPFIASSLVIWADGGWTLVAAYIALGCAVSFLVALRMRGDDDVAGAPETVRQRTAAADATA encoded by the coding sequence ATGAGCAGAGCGCAGAAGCCGGTCGCGACCAGCGCCGGAGCCCCCGGCGTCGCGAGAAGGGCGGCGATCGCCAGCTTCATGGGAGCCGTCGTCGACTGGTACGACTTCTTCCTCTACGGCATCGTCGCCGGCCTCCTCTTCGGCGACCTGTTCTTCCCGGGGGCTTCGCCGGCCGTGGGCACCCTGGCGGCCTGGGCCACCTTCGGCGTCGGCTTCCTCTTCCGCCCGCTGGGCGGCATCGTGTTCGGCCACTTCGGCGACCGGCTCGGCCGCAAGCGGATGCTCGTCCTCACCATGCTGATCATGGGCGTGGCCAGCACACTTATCGGTGTCCTGCCGACCTATGCCCAGGCCGGGATCTGGGCCCCCGTGCTGCTGGTGGTGCTGCGCGCCGCGCAGGGCTTCGCGGTGGGCGGTGAGTGGGGCGGCGCCGCGCTGATGGCGGTGGAGAACGCCCCCGCCAAGTGGCGCTCCCTCTACAGCAGCGGCGTCCAGGTCGGCGCCTCGGTCGGTCTGCTGCTCGCCACCCTCATCACCAAGATCATGTCGGGTGCGACCTCGGACGCGGCCTTCCGGGTCTGGGGCTGGCGCATCCCGTTCCTGGTCAGCGCGGGCCTGGTGATCGTCGGGCTGATCATCAGGGCCAGGGTCGAGGAGTCCGAGGTCTTCACCAAGAAGGTCGCCGCGATGAGCGAGGAGAAGAAGCCTCGGGTGCCGCTGATCGCCGCGGTCAAGTCCAACCCCAAGGGCTTCTTCGCCATCATCGGGCTGCGCTTCGTCGAACTGTTCACCTTCTACGGCGTGACGACCTTCGGCCTCGCCTACGGCACCGACGAACTCGGCCTGAACCGCGACAGCCTGCTCGACGTCAACCTGGCGGTCGGCGGACTCGCCGTCCTCACCATCCCGGCCTTCGCCTACCTCGCCGACCGCTTCGGCCGGCGCAAGGTGTACTGCTGGGGCGCGCTGGTCGGTGCCGTGAGCGCGGGGCCGTATTTCTGGGCGATGGAGTCCGGCTCCATGGTGCTGATCATCGCCTGCGCCGTGCTGCTGGTGAACATCGCGCACGACATGGCGGTCTCCGTCCAGCAATCCCTGTTCACCGACATGTTCGGCCCCGAGTACCGCTACAGCGGTGCCGGCGTCGGCTACCAGCTCGCCAGCGCGGTCGGCGGCGGCTTCACCCCGTTCATCGCCAGTTCCCTGGTGATCTGGGCGGACGGCGGCTGGACGCTGGTGGCGGCCTACATCGCCCTCGGCTGCGCCGTCTCCTTCCTCGTCGCGCTGCGCATGCGGGGCGACGATGATGTGGCCGGGGCCCCGGAGACCGTACGGCAGCGGACCGCGGCGGCGGACGCGACCGCCTGA